A region of uncultured Carboxylicivirga sp. DNA encodes the following proteins:
- a CDS encoding methyltransferase domain-containing protein: MKEMWDDRFKNPEYAYGIEPNPEFKEFINQQKPGKILLLGEGEGRNAVYAASLGWEVTAVDFSEEGKKKALLLANKHNVKIKYITQDVTQYDASENTFDCIALIFLHMPSVGFYPMLQKLHKTLIDNGNLFIIGFHTDQLNYSSGGPKNEDWLLTSEKLNLELSEYTITKNDHILTELSQGYAHQGKGSIVIFKATK, encoded by the coding sequence ATGAAAGAAATGTGGGACGACAGGTTCAAAAATCCCGAATACGCATACGGAATAGAACCAAATCCGGAATTCAAGGAATTTATTAATCAGCAAAAACCCGGGAAAATTTTATTATTGGGTGAGGGTGAAGGAAGGAATGCAGTTTATGCAGCAAGTTTAGGATGGGAAGTGACAGCTGTGGATTTTAGTGAAGAAGGAAAGAAAAAAGCCCTTCTGTTAGCTAATAAACACAATGTTAAAATCAAATATATAACCCAAGATGTAACACAATATGATGCATCAGAAAATACCTTTGATTGTATTGCCTTAATATTTTTACATATGCCTTCTGTTGGTTTTTATCCAATGCTACAAAAGTTACACAAAACATTAATTGACAATGGAAATTTGTTTATCATTGGTTTTCATACCGATCAACTGAATTATTCAAGCGGAGGACCTAAAAATGAAGATTGGTTATTAACTTCTGAAAAACTAAATCTTGAGTTGTCTGAGTATACCATTACAAAAAATGATCATATTCTAACCGAACTATCACAGGGATATGCTCATCAGGGTAAGGGCAGTATTGTTATATTCAAAGCTACTAAGTAA
- the rmuC gene encoding DNA recombination protein RmuC — MESIVIFSLISLIIGVVATFIFFNFRLNQSKIINASTLTDKDRLEVENQQLKSALEQYRLQAEDLSNRLTGVDVENNHLLQQIKELKDEKKQIEQRLTTEFENIANRILNKSADQISLDQNKRLSDVLNPFKEKIESFERKVNETYEKELRDKLNLESEVKRLFELNQKISIEAGNLTRALKGDVKKMGNWGELILERVLEQSGLRQGSEYEREVVDKNSDGKIIRPDVIVHLPDEKHIIIDSKVSLTAYERYVNAESEESKNIALKEHVISVRRHISELHEKKYASSSTFNTPDFVLMFIPVEASFATAVEADQDLFSSAWEKKIVPVSPSTLLATLRTIASIWKQENQNKNALEIAQRSGDLYDKLVGFISDLEKVGKSIEQAGGHFDNAMNKLSTGKGNLISRAEKIRELGAKNTKQIPPQLMTD, encoded by the coding sequence ATGGAGTCAATAGTAATATTTTCGCTAATTAGTCTAATAATTGGAGTTGTTGCCACTTTTATATTCTTTAATTTCAGATTGAATCAATCAAAAATAATCAATGCCAGTACCCTAACTGATAAAGACCGCCTAGAGGTTGAAAACCAACAATTAAAGTCGGCCCTTGAACAATACCGACTTCAGGCTGAAGATTTGAGCAATAGGCTTACAGGTGTTGATGTTGAAAACAATCATTTACTTCAACAGATAAAAGAATTAAAAGATGAAAAAAAACAGATTGAACAACGCCTTACTACTGAATTTGAAAACATTGCCAACCGAATTTTAAACAAAAGTGCTGATCAGATAAGTCTTGATCAAAATAAGCGGCTGTCTGATGTTCTTAATCCTTTCAAGGAGAAAATTGAATCCTTTGAACGTAAGGTAAATGAAACTTACGAAAAGGAATTACGTGATAAACTGAATCTTGAGTCAGAGGTAAAACGTTTATTCGAACTGAACCAAAAGATAAGTATCGAAGCAGGTAATCTAACCAGGGCACTAAAGGGTGATGTGAAGAAAATGGGTAACTGGGGCGAATTGATACTTGAAAGGGTGCTGGAACAGTCGGGATTGCGCCAGGGAAGCGAGTATGAAAGGGAAGTAGTGGATAAGAACAGCGATGGTAAAATTATTCGTCCGGATGTGATTGTGCATTTACCCGATGAAAAACACATCATTATTGACTCAAAGGTCTCGCTTACCGCATATGAGCGATATGTTAATGCCGAATCGGAAGAAAGTAAAAATATCGCCTTAAAAGAGCATGTTATCAGTGTACGAAGACATATCAGTGAACTTCACGAAAAGAAATACGCCAGTTCATCTACTTTTAACACTCCTGATTTTGTGCTGATGTTTATCCCTGTTGAGGCATCCTTTGCTACAGCAGTTGAAGCCGATCAGGATCTGTTTTCATCAGCCTGGGAGAAAAAGATAGTACCCGTTAGTCCTTCAACCTTACTGGCAACTCTGCGAACAATTGCTTCTATCTGGAAACAGGAAAATCAAAACAAAAACGCCCTGGAAATAGCTCAACGAAGTGGTGATTTATACGATAAACTGGTTGGATTTATCTCTGATCTTGAAAAAGTTGGAAAATCAATTGAACAGGCTGGAGGTCATTTCGATAATGCGATGAACAAACTAAGTACCGGAAAAGGGAACCTTATCAGCCGTGCTGAAAAGATACGTGAACTGGGAGCAAAAAATACCAAGCAGATTCCACCACAATTAATGACCGATTAA
- a CDS encoding glycosyltransferase, giving the protein MLWIISILSFIPVVLYFQYSERWRRIWKNTSLWTSDRSLSGPFLSVIIAYRNEERNLPELLQSLSKQTYRGWELILVDDNSEDNGLENCSALIDNLGVQVKCLTNAGRGGKKSALQTGAKHAKGELIVTTDADCTFKDNWLTSIAHYYNENGSDLIIGPVRQIQSEGFLSSFQLYEFTALQITGGAAALNNNAIMLNGANLACKKSLYLDADLLAKVASGDDMFLLEWAKKKKLNIHYLKSKEAIVYTPTEPTFGKLIKQKSRWAVKARNYSDATILLTGAVVALTNLLQAVFMLGAFFYPSSALLFLVAFIIRVAADVRIIKEGSKFFSFIPCLRLLIMYQLIYPFYMLLVLAYPLFFKLQWKGRTIKT; this is encoded by the coding sequence ATGCTTTGGATTATCTCCATATTATCTTTTATACCTGTCGTGCTTTATTTTCAATATTCAGAACGATGGAGAAGAATATGGAAAAATACATCTTTATGGACATCTGATCGCTCTTTATCCGGACCTTTTTTATCCGTTATAATTGCTTATCGGAATGAAGAAAGGAACTTACCTGAATTATTACAATCCTTATCAAAACAGACTTATAGAGGCTGGGAGCTAATATTGGTGGATGACAACTCGGAGGATAATGGGTTAGAAAATTGTAGTGCATTGATTGACAATCTTGGTGTACAAGTAAAATGTTTAACAAATGCTGGTAGAGGTGGGAAAAAGAGTGCATTGCAAACAGGAGCAAAACATGCAAAAGGAGAGTTAATTGTAACCACAGATGCCGACTGTACTTTTAAGGATAATTGGTTAACATCAATAGCTCATTATTACAATGAAAATGGTTCTGATCTTATCATTGGACCGGTTCGACAAATACAATCTGAAGGCTTCCTTTCTTCTTTTCAATTGTATGAGTTTACTGCCCTTCAGATTACAGGCGGTGCGGCAGCTTTAAATAACAATGCCATTATGCTTAATGGAGCTAATCTGGCTTGTAAAAAAAGTTTGTATCTCGATGCTGATCTGCTTGCAAAAGTTGCCTCAGGTGATGATATGTTTTTACTCGAATGGGCAAAAAAGAAAAAGCTAAACATTCATTATCTCAAATCGAAGGAGGCGATTGTTTATACTCCAACTGAACCAACCTTTGGTAAACTAATCAAACAGAAGTCAAGGTGGGCTGTAAAAGCACGAAATTATTCCGATGCTACCATTTTATTAACAGGTGCTGTGGTAGCCTTAACCAACCTGTTACAGGCAGTTTTTATGCTAGGTGCTTTCTTCTATCCTTCTTCAGCGCTATTGTTTTTAGTCGCTTTTATCATTCGGGTTGCAGCCGATGTCAGAATCATAAAGGAAGGCAGCAAGTTTTTTTCTTTTATTCCGTGTTTACGTTTGCTGATCATGTATCAACTTATTTATCCCTTTTATATGTTACTGGTTTTGGCTTATCCTTTGTTTTTTAAGCTTCAATGGAAAGGACGGACTATTAAAACTTAA
- a CDS encoding SIMPL domain-containing protein (The SIMPL domain is named for its presence in mouse protein SIMPL (signalling molecule that associates with mouse pelle-like kinase). Bacterial member BP26, from Brucella, was shown to assemble into a channel-like structure, while YggE from E. coli has been associated with resistance to oxidative stress.) — translation MMKKTLIINILLLVTLTISAQTSKNFIDQPYIEVSGKAELEIVPDMIYLKVVIDEKDSKTKATLEQQEQKMMKALTGIGIDTKNDVAVIDYTSKFQEHWIKRTNINTSKQYEILVHSGKMVAEIFIELEKIDISNISVTKLDHTKIEEYRKEVKILAIRAAKSKAEILMEAIGQKAGKALYIQEISRNIYQPRTMNSNTIMKLSSAASDEYIPDVEFQKLNLEAEIQARFVIE, via the coding sequence ATGATGAAGAAAACCCTAATTATCAATATTCTGTTGCTAGTAACACTGACAATCAGTGCACAAACAAGCAAAAATTTTATTGATCAGCCCTATATTGAGGTAAGTGGTAAAGCTGAATTGGAAATTGTTCCGGACATGATTTACCTTAAAGTAGTGATTGATGAAAAAGATTCAAAGACCAAGGCTACATTAGAACAACAAGAGCAAAAAATGATGAAGGCCCTAACCGGTATTGGAATTGACACCAAAAATGATGTCGCTGTAATTGATTACACAAGTAAGTTTCAGGAGCATTGGATCAAACGCACTAATATTAATACTTCAAAACAATATGAAATTCTGGTTCATAGCGGTAAAATGGTTGCTGAAATATTCATAGAACTTGAAAAAATTGATATTTCTAATATTTCAGTTACAAAACTTGATCATACAAAGATAGAGGAATATAGAAAAGAAGTGAAAATATTGGCTATTAGAGCTGCAAAAAGCAAGGCTGAAATATTAATGGAAGCTATTGGTCAGAAAGCAGGAAAGGCTCTGTATATTCAGGAAATAAGCCGGAATATATATCAACCTCGTACAATGAATTCAAACACTATTATGAAGCTTAGTTCTGCTGCATCGGATGAATATATACCTGATGTAGAATTTCAAAAACTAAATCTGGAAGCAGAAATACAGGCACGTTTTGTAATCGAATAA
- a CDS encoding ketoacyl-ACP synthase III → MKPKAGIYAVVTGTGSYIPPHIVENADFANNRFFNEDGTVIDTPGDEIVQKFKQITDIEQRRCADNNHVTSDLAMFAAEKALEAASFDPENLDYIIVSHNLGDMKHGSMYPDILPTLASRVKKKLGIKNPKTIAYDITFGCPGWTQAMIQANYYIKSGDAKSALVIGADTLSRAMEPHDRDSMIFADGAGAVILEARESKEPIGILKHAAQTDTEEYIEILRMNEPFNPELKGDHQYLKMMGRKVYNYALTNVPQLVKECLDINNLQLSDVNKILIHQANSKMDEAILKRIFRLYGRKDVDMSVMPMTINTLGNSSVATVPTLLDLVVRGQLEGHELKSGDYVMMTSVGAGMNINAFMYKMP, encoded by the coding sequence ATGAAACCGAAAGCAGGAATTTATGCTGTGGTTACCGGAACTGGTAGCTACATTCCACCTCATATTGTGGAAAATGCAGATTTTGCAAACAATCGTTTCTTCAACGAAGATGGTACTGTAATTGATACCCCTGGTGATGAGATTGTGCAAAAGTTCAAACAAATCACCGACATTGAACAACGTCGTTGTGCAGATAATAATCATGTAACTTCCGATCTGGCCATGTTTGCAGCTGAAAAAGCTTTGGAAGCAGCCAGTTTCGATCCTGAAAATCTGGATTACATCATCGTTTCGCATAATCTTGGTGACATGAAACATGGTTCGATGTATCCTGATATCCTACCAACACTTGCCTCAAGAGTAAAGAAAAAACTTGGTATCAAAAATCCGAAAACCATTGCTTACGATATCACTTTTGGTTGTCCGGGTTGGACACAAGCCATGATTCAGGCCAATTATTACATCAAATCGGGCGATGCCAAAAGTGCTTTGGTAATTGGAGCTGATACCTTGAGTCGTGCTATGGAACCACACGATCGCGATTCAATGATTTTTGCCGATGGGGCAGGAGCTGTAATATTAGAAGCAAGAGAAAGCAAAGAACCTATAGGAATTTTAAAACACGCAGCTCAAACCGATACAGAAGAATACATTGAAATTTTAAGAATGAATGAACCTTTTAATCCTGAATTAAAAGGCGATCATCAATATCTTAAAATGATGGGTAGAAAAGTTTACAACTACGCTTTAACCAATGTTCCTCAACTGGTTAAAGAATGTTTAGATATCAATAATCTTCAATTGTCGGATGTGAATAAAATATTAATCCATCAGGCAAATTCCAAAATGGATGAAGCAATCCTAAAACGTATTTTCCGTTTGTATGGACGTAAAGATGTTGACATGAGCGTGATGCCTATGACGATAAATACACTTGGTAACAGCAGTGTGGCAACCGTTCCAACATTGTTGGATTTAGTTGTACGCGGTCAACTGGAGGGGCATGAATTGAAAAGCGGTGACTACGTAATGATGACATCAGTAGGTGCCGGTATGAATATCAATGCATTTATGTACAAAATGCCTTAA
- a CDS encoding lysylphosphatidylglycerol synthase domain-containing protein has protein sequence MLNIELETKKWQVLISPFIKISFLDALKQFFAGSFTAVGSPGRVAEPGGRMLLIEKKQRIHALLMTSTGGLIQNIVIGLFGIIAFYLAGAQINMNFNKHYLFILIIPPLLIGFLLVILRIYFRDRMKTIWSAVKNIKSSVLINATFLTILRYLVFNVQLIILMILFAPELDLVYALQLSPVYFFVITIIPSFLLADVGIRGSAAILVFSPLGVKEPILLIVILGIWLFNVVFPSLIGGVILHIKKGLY, from the coding sequence ATGCTTAATATCGAATTAGAGACCAAAAAATGGCAGGTTCTGATTAGCCCTTTCATAAAAATATCTTTTCTGGATGCATTGAAGCAATTTTTTGCCGGATCGTTCACTGCTGTTGGATCGCCTGGTCGTGTTGCTGAGCCTGGAGGGCGTATGCTTTTAATTGAAAAAAAGCAAAGGATTCACGCTTTACTAATGACCAGCACCGGAGGCTTGATTCAAAATATAGTGATAGGATTGTTTGGAATCATAGCTTTTTATTTGGCGGGTGCTCAAATAAATATGAATTTTAATAAGCATTATCTTTTCATACTCATAATACCACCACTTCTTATTGGGTTTCTTCTGGTTATATTAAGAATATATTTTAGAGATAGGATGAAAACTATTTGGTCTGCAGTTAAGAATATTAAATCTTCAGTATTAATAAATGCCACATTTCTAACTATTCTACGATACCTGGTTTTCAATGTACAATTAATCATTTTAATGATTTTGTTTGCTCCAGAATTAGATTTAGTTTATGCGCTGCAATTAAGTCCGGTCTATTTTTTTGTCATCACCATTATTCCATCTTTTTTACTTGCTGATGTTGGTATACGTGGGTCAGCCGCCATACTTGTTTTTTCCCCTTTAGGTGTTAAAGAGCCCATTTTATTAATTGTTATTTTAGGAATATGGTTATTTAACGTAGTTTTTCCTTCCTTAATTGGAGGTGTGATATTACACATTAAAAAGGGTTTATATTGA
- a CDS encoding HU family DNA-binding protein codes for MEKHILSLIKENNRVIIPNFGAFIVAKENGFTILFNNFLSFNDGLLIDYVASTEGITSEQAAEKVDKYVEEVKQKLDSSGEYIINGLGTFTKDATGILRFTQAEEVNGEEDLKEENELLDIDGFVKEDVKEEETVEEIVETPGITMVNEDPLVEVEEEKVEEKFEEPKLIEESKTSVTNVTNEYIEEDKKRRNRSILVFLIIFVLVPIIGVIVYFSFFNNDKTPVKKEVKTQPVEKPKTEDSIKLDDKQQGNVVAGPEVKKEEKPVVVQPVAIDKPHHIIVGSFKSNENALRYIKSLEAKGFDKCTTIEHNSMTLVSIESFDKVYKAQKRQEEILNSHRIESWILTKRQ; via the coding sequence ATGGAAAAACACATACTTTCCCTCATAAAAGAAAATAACCGGGTTATCATTCCTAATTTCGGAGCTTTTATCGTTGCCAAAGAAAATGGATTTACCATCCTATTTAATAACTTTTTGAGTTTTAATGATGGTTTATTAATTGATTATGTAGCCTCTACAGAAGGTATTACATCTGAACAAGCCGCAGAAAAGGTTGATAAGTATGTTGAAGAAGTTAAACAAAAACTCGATTCATCAGGTGAATACATTATTAATGGATTAGGAACCTTCACAAAAGATGCAACCGGAATACTTCGTTTTACCCAGGCTGAGGAGGTAAATGGAGAAGAAGACCTTAAAGAGGAAAATGAGTTACTTGATATTGATGGTTTTGTAAAAGAAGATGTAAAAGAAGAGGAGACAGTTGAAGAAATTGTTGAAACTCCAGGTATTACAATGGTTAATGAGGATCCTTTGGTAGAAGTGGAAGAAGAAAAAGTGGAAGAAAAGTTTGAAGAACCAAAGTTGATTGAGGAATCAAAAACGAGTGTTACCAATGTAACCAACGAGTATATTGAAGAGGATAAGAAAAGAAGGAATCGCTCAATTCTAGTTTTCTTAATCATTTTTGTATTGGTTCCCATCATTGGTGTAATTGTTTATTTCTCATTTTTTAATAATGACAAAACACCTGTTAAAAAAGAAGTAAAAACTCAACCGGTAGAAAAACCAAAAACAGAGGATAGCATTAAATTAGACGATAAACAGCAAGGCAATGTTGTTGCGGGACCTGAGGTGAAGAAGGAGGAAAAACCTGTTGTTGTTCAGCCCGTAGCCATAGATAAGCCTCATCATATTATAGTTGGCAGTTTTAAAAGTAATGAAAATGCTTTGCGTTACATTAAATCTCTTGAAGCAAAAGGCTTTGATAAATGTACAACCATTGAACATAACTCAATGACTTTAGTTAGTATTGAGTCTTTCGATAAAGTTTATAAGGCTCAAAAAAGGCAGGAAGAAATACTTAACAGTCATCGTATTGAATCCTGGATATTAACCAAACGTCAATAA
- the mgtE gene encoding magnesium transporter → MANFELTREYIDHLQELISAKDEDAINSLVSDLHPADIAEIYEELTLEEAKFLYFLMDDDKAADVLTELEEDDRRRFLDSLPSEVIAKRFIDNMDSDDAADIIGEMDDERQQEVLSHLEDITTAGDIADLLNYDENTAGGLMAKELIKVKENWNIPTCLRSMRRQAEEVDEIYYVYVVDNDGILKGTLSLKRMLLSPVDSIVSEIYNSDVISVKVDVDAEDVSYIMDKYGLVALPVIDSIGRLVGRITIDDVVDVIREEAEKDYQLASGLTNDVEASDNVIRHTRARIPWLLIGLLGGILGSRVIGGFESIIDDHPQLSFFMGLIAAMGGNVGMQSSAIVVQSLASGSIGLESTGGKLLKEILIALLNATILSILIFAYNKVASEDIALTLTVTAAMFSVVVFASLFGTFVPLLLNRMKIDPAVATGPFVTTMNDIIGMFIYLTIGSFFFALLV, encoded by the coding sequence ATGGCGAATTTCGAATTAACCAGAGAGTATATAGATCACTTACAGGAACTTATTTCTGCAAAAGATGAGGATGCTATTAACTCTCTTGTGTCCGATCTTCACCCTGCCGATATTGCTGAAATTTACGAAGAGTTAACCCTTGAGGAAGCAAAATTTCTTTACTTCCTGATGGATGATGATAAAGCTGCCGATGTTCTAACGGAGCTTGAAGAAGACGATCGACGACGGTTTCTCGACAGTCTGCCAAGTGAGGTAATTGCAAAACGTTTTATTGATAACATGGATTCTGATGATGCAGCAGACATCATTGGTGAAATGGACGATGAACGTCAGCAGGAAGTGCTTTCACACCTTGAAGACATTACTACTGCGGGTGATATTGCCGACCTGTTAAATTACGACGAGAATACTGCCGGTGGTTTGATGGCCAAGGAGCTTATCAAGGTTAAAGAAAACTGGAATATACCAACATGTTTGCGCAGTATGCGTCGTCAGGCAGAAGAAGTTGACGAAATTTACTATGTATATGTAGTTGATAACGATGGAATTCTAAAAGGTACTCTTTCACTAAAACGGATGCTGTTAAGTCCCGTTGATTCCATTGTGAGCGAAATTTATAATTCTGATGTTATTTCTGTTAAGGTTGATGTTGATGCTGAAGATGTAAGTTACATAATGGATAAATATGGTCTGGTAGCTCTTCCTGTAATTGATTCCATCGGAAGACTGGTTGGACGTATCACCATCGATGACGTGGTAGATGTAATTCGTGAAGAAGCTGAAAAAGATTACCAGTTAGCCTCTGGTTTGACAAACGATGTTGAAGCTTCGGATAATGTTATTCGGCATACACGCGCCCGCATTCCATGGTTATTAATAGGTTTATTAGGCGGAATTCTGGGATCCAGAGTTATTGGAGGTTTTGAAAGCATCATCGATGATCATCCTCAGTTATCCTTTTTTATGGGATTAATTGCGGCTATGGGAGGAAACGTAGGTATGCAATCATCAGCTATTGTAGTTCAATCCTTAGCATCCGGAAGTATAGGTCTGGAATCAACTGGAGGTAAACTATTAAAAGAGATTTTAATTGCCCTTTTAAACGCCACCATTTTATCGATACTCATATTTGCTTATAATAAAGTTGCAAGCGAAGACATAGCACTTACCTTAACAGTTACAGCTGCAATGTTTTCGGTTGTTGTTTTTGCCAGCTTATTCGGAACCTTTGTTCCTTTACTTTTAAATCGTATGAAAATTGATCCTGCTGTGGCTACAGGTCCCTTCGTGACAACAATGAACGACATCATAGGTATGTTTATATACTTAACCATTGGTAGTTTCTTCTTCGCACTTTTGGTGTAA
- the rsmA gene encoding 16S rRNA (adenine(1518)-N(6)/adenine(1519)-N(6))-dimethyltransferase RsmA produces the protein MVRAKKHLGQHFLRDLDIAQRIVDSLSASQKRVLELGPGTGVLTQYLVKRKDIDLKLVELDIESVDYLKAHYFELEGRIFFKDFLKIDLKEFFTDSFALIGNFPYNISGPIFFRVFEYRNQIPEVVGMLQKEVAERLAAGPGSKTYGVLSVLLQAFYNIEYLFTVDEHVFDPPPKVKSGVIRLVRNDVDSLDCDEKLFVKVVKAIFNQRRKAIRNSLKAIEFNKEAISDHDYLTRRPEQMSVQDFIELTKMVEANPIH, from the coding sequence ATGGTAAGAGCTAAAAAACATCTTGGACAACATTTCCTTCGTGATCTGGATATTGCACAACGTATTGTTGACAGCCTGTCTGCATCGCAAAAAAGAGTGTTGGAACTGGGTCCCGGAACAGGTGTTCTTACCCAATATCTGGTCAAAAGAAAAGATATTGATTTAAAATTGGTTGAACTCGATATTGAATCAGTTGATTACCTTAAAGCACATTATTTTGAATTAGAAGGTCGTATCTTTTTTAAAGACTTCCTGAAAATTGATTTAAAAGAGTTTTTTACCGATTCTTTTGCCTTGATTGGTAACTTTCCTTATAATATTTCCGGACCGATTTTTTTTAGGGTATTTGAATATCGAAATCAAATACCTGAGGTGGTTGGAATGCTTCAAAAGGAAGTAGCAGAGCGTTTGGCCGCAGGTCCGGGATCAAAAACATATGGTGTTTTAAGTGTTTTATTGCAGGCTTTTTACAACATCGAATATCTGTTTACAGTAGATGAACATGTATTTGATCCTCCTCCGAAAGTAAAATCAGGTGTAATCCGACTTGTAAGAAATGATGTTGACTCGCTGGATTGTGATGAAAAATTATTTGTTAAGGTAGTTAAAGCAATCTTTAATCAGCGACGAAAAGCTATTCGCAATTCCCTGAAAGCAATTGAATTCAATAAGGAAGCAATCAGCGATCATGACTATTTAACACGTAGGCCTGAACAAATGAGCGTTCAGGATTTTATTGAATTAACAAAAATGGTGGAGGCAAATCCTATCCACTGA
- a CDS encoding lysylphosphatidylglycerol synthase transmembrane domain-containing protein: protein MKKQLSKIIQYILFPSIGLFIIWQLYKDQKADEILQVLKNDVDFKWIGLSVVLGLLSHLSRALRWQMLIEPVERKPRLSNTFWAVMTGYLANLVFPRMGEVSRCGVISKYEKMSFTRVVGTVVAERLSDLLMLVLITVVVLILQFDLFLELLQNNVNISGITSLFTSPIFYAILALIVICIVVVFRFSSRLSFLSRLRNLWHKFYDGLQSYRKIKNVPAFIFHTLFIWTMYFLMIYVCFFSMNQTSGLTIDAGITILLTGSLGMLAPVQGGIGPWHFMVIATLKLYGIAADSAGVFALVVHAAQNTMIIVVGLIAFIVLPFINRPSNAS from the coding sequence TTGAAGAAGCAACTTTCCAAAATAATCCAATACATTTTATTCCCTTCTATAGGTTTGTTTATCATCTGGCAATTATATAAAGATCAGAAAGCTGATGAAATATTGCAGGTTTTAAAGAATGATGTTGATTTTAAATGGATTGGTTTATCGGTTGTGTTGGGTTTATTAAGCCATTTAAGTCGTGCTTTACGCTGGCAGATGTTGATTGAACCGGTGGAACGAAAACCCCGATTGAGTAATACATTTTGGGCTGTTATGACGGGTTATTTAGCCAATCTGGTATTCCCTCGTATGGGAGAAGTATCACGTTGTGGTGTCATTAGCAAGTACGAAAAAATGTCGTTTACACGTGTGGTTGGAACAGTTGTAGCCGAACGTTTATCTGATTTATTAATGCTTGTTTTAATTACTGTTGTGGTTTTGATACTTCAGTTTGATTTATTTTTAGAGTTGCTGCAAAACAATGTGAATATTTCGGGCATCACCAGTTTATTTACATCACCTATATTTTATGCTATTCTGGCTTTAATTGTAATCTGTATAGTTGTTGTATTCCGTTTTTCATCTCGGCTGTCGTTTCTGAGTCGTTTACGTAACCTTTGGCATAAATTTTACGATGGATTGCAATCCTATAGAAAAATAAAAAATGTGCCTGCTTTTATTTTTCATACTCTCTTTATCTGGACAATGTATTTTCTGATGATATATGTTTGTTTCTTTAGTATGAATCAAACATCCGGACTAACAATTGATGCAGGTATTACTATTTTGTTAACCGGAAGTCTGGGAATGTTGGCACCTGTTCAGGGTGGAATCGGACCATGGCATTTTATGGTTATTGCTACATTAAAACTATATGGTATTGCGGCAGACTCAGCAGGTGTTTTTGCATTGGTTGTTCATGCAGCTCAAAATACGATGATCATTGTTGTTGGCTTGATTGCCTTTATTGTTTTGCCGTTTATTAACCGACCCTCCAATGCAAGTTAG